The following DNA comes from Cyprinus carpio isolate SPL01 chromosome A4, ASM1834038v1, whole genome shotgun sequence.
attttttaaaaaccatttaagtAGATTTATATCTACTGTTGTAACATcacattttagttaatgttttaagtATTATGGAGTATCAATTAACGAATGATTACTCCTGTGAAAAAGTAGCACTCTTTATCatactttttatgaaaagtacttatttagaaatattgtgtATATACTCTGAATATACATTCAGTGACACACATttgcacattatttaaaattaaattaaaatgcatgagaaataaatgcatttcaaatgcaactttagagtgcttttttttGACCCACCCGAGTAGAACTTGTgtacatctttatatataatttcataattctacTGTCCTTGAAATATAGGTAAAGTGTACTGCAgaactgacaagcatttatggtaaactaaaatatactttcatgttatttctattgaaacctgtatgtaaagtacttaaatatatttgtaattacacatttctaatgatgaaaacacaatttagtatatttaaaatatattagtatagAATAACACGACAGTTATTATAATCATGAACTTTTAGTGTTGGGCGATAAATAgaattacaaagtgcactttaagTGCAAGAAACAGTAACTAAAGTGCACTCTATAAGTACACTTATGTGacctttcatttaaataatattagattATCAGCAAATACCAATTTTTATTATACTTTGAAGATTTGTGAtgcaattacactttttttttttttttcccataagagTAGGGTTGCTCAAATCCTTAACCTTTGGGATGATAATAACAGCAACAATGCTGACGATACTAGCCttaacaaactcacacacactatCTATGACTCATCATGGAAGCCAATCAGCTAATGTGTGGTCAAAAGGTTGATAAAAGTAGAAATCTTGGCAGTCTATCCTAGAAAAAGCACTGGACCTAATTTTAAGCAGCCCTATGCAGTGCCAGCAGATGGTCCGTGAGGGCATGACTGAGGCCTCTGCTGGTCTGTCTGAACACgcagagtgtgtgtctgtctgtgtaccTCTGAGGGTCGTGGCCTCCTTCTCGTCCATCTGCTGCTGCTCCCATTGCACGCTGATTGCGGtaaaccaaaacacacaaacactcagtgACTGATGTGACACACGACTCAAGCACAATCTCAACCGTGAGCACTCTTCAGAAATCACACAGCACTAACAGACCTGGACACCTCTCGGAGGTAAACCGTCTGCATGGCTCTCTGCAGATGGGGCTCAATGTTTTTCCATAACTTGTGAATATCGCTCTCTTTGGCTGAAGGAagcaagaaaacattatttcaaacacTGTGCTGACACAAAAAGGGGgagtttataatatttaaaggggAGGGTCATCACAAAATGGCATATGGATCAGGACTACtttaaagaattagttcacccaaaaatgaaaatttactcacccttccaAGATATagataaatttgtttcttcatcagaaaagatatggagaaatgtggcattacatcatcacttgctcaccagtggatcctcagcactgaatgggtgccgtcagaatgagagtccaaacagctgattaaaaacatcacaataatccacaagtaattcacacgacttcagaagtgaagtgaaaagctgcgtgttcgtaagaaacaaatctatcaagtTTTCTTGTGAGAAGACAACAAGGGACatgctttttcactggaggaagcattattatggatttatGGACTGGTATGTTGGCCAGAGGccacggtttaaagttaaaacaccgtAATGCTGTATTTGTTCCTTAGAAATGCTCAGCTTCTGACTTCACGAGACATTATTTGAACTGGAGTCATGTCAATTGCTTTTGGATTATTgcgatgcttttatcagctgtttggtctctttctgatggcacccattcactgcagaggctcAATCAATGTTCAGCGTTATAAGAACACAGATTGCAGAGAATCAAATTCATTCAACATAATGAGAATACAGATTTCAGGCAACATGAGGGTGAAGAgattataaaatttacatttctgGGTATACTAAGCCTTTAAATGGAAGCATCATTcagttgtgtttaaatattttaccttCTCCTTTCTCCAGGGGTTCACAGAACTTGGAGAAATTCAGGACAGcctgttaaaatttaattttaaacagtgtatttagtattttagtacccactaatgtattgtgtttttataaagcTAGTGAACAGCAAAAACACTTTCTACTGGTTGATGGGCACCTGCTACATCATAAAAACTGCTACAAAATAACTGCTGTTTGTTGCTGTAGACTCAGGCAGCTTAAAGGCAAGTATGATCTCACCAGGTGCCTGAGCTCTCTTAGATCTCTGCATACTGAGAAGAAGACCCCCAGCAGGATGTTTATGTAGGAAGCGTAGAGCTCAGGTGTGTAGGATGGGTGATGATCCCAAGACAGAATCTGCACAAGCTCCGCTGAGGGACCAGAAAAAAAGGATTTAAgacacatttcattcattcaagtaTGAAATATCCTTGATATCCCTGTTTGCACCCAGTACTAACACTCTCTCAGTTGAGAGACTCTGATTGTTACTATATGTTGAAAAAGCTCAAAGAAAGCCTAGAAGTGTTGACAAATGCAGCAGAATAATAATCTTTGTTATATAAAACATTGGGATATTGACAACTTTGATCTTCACTTATATTTACATGACCTCACTGTTTAGACAGTGCTACAATTACATCAAAATCTGTCATTTGATACCCATCTTTAACTTTGATGGTCTTACACTCTTACCTTTACTGTAATCTGGAAAATGAAATAGCAGCGGTTCAAAGCAGCCAGTGTTGGGCCGAAACTTTTCCCACACGATTTCACTGAGCAAGATGACGGTCACATTATCATTTACCTGCCAAAGGGTGATAAAGAAGAATGAAGAAAAGAGAATTTGCTTATCAGACATAAGACTATATAAAGAAACAGGTATTCTACTTAATGCAGTAAAGCATTAGTTAAACAGAGCGCATACCAACTCCTGTAGGCGCAGAAGAGCAGGAAGCAGGCTGAAATCCATATCTCTCATCCGTTCAGCTCTGTCCAGAATCTACAGGGACATTATATAACATTGTGTCACATTAATGCACAGctttaataaatatctaaaagCACAGACATAACATTCTGACAAAATTCCAAACATATTATTTCATCAATATTAAACTACATATACATACTACATGTATGTTAAATAAACTCACTATATAGCGTGTCTGAGTGGCAGGTGAACTAGAGCTCATCTGTTTGTACAGTCGCACAAAATCTGACAGAGATGGGCAACGGGGAAGCAATGCTGCAGCATCGGGCCCAAAAAAGGCAGACAACACCTGGTGAAAGAGAAGCCCACTGGACACACACTCAACACAGTCCACTGACGCATGGGggagctgaaacacacacaaaacaacaaacactacaTGACTTTGAAAGCACTAGGCAGCATACACATGCCTACATCGTAAATGGTTACAGAGGAAAACTAGTCATCATACACCACATGACTACAGattcacacactaccagacttacaagttgttccaaacacaacaaactcatgcagaaacatgAGCCTTGTTTCTAACAATCACaagacaaatgaaaataatatatgtttaatacatGTTTGATGTCCTCAGCTCAGACGGGACAAATTCATAGTCTGGAGATAATAAAGCTAGTCATTCACTATGAAGTTTTCAGTGAAATCTGTCAaatctaactgaaaaaaaaaagaaaaaaaaaaaaacccagactgGTTCTGATTTTCACCAACTAGAGTGACTCCTTCAAACTGTAAATTGGGGCAAAAGTTGTGTAATGTGTTCCATAAATGAGCATTTTTACAGGTTTTATAAACCACAACTTTCCAAATACTCGGTTTTCATGATCTTACCTCCAGATCTTTCATGATGGAGAGCACCACATGACTCTTTCCTGTTGCTCTGTGGCCATAGATGAAGACTGAAGGATAACTGTATTGATCTGGCTGTTAACAGACATAGAAACCACAGCTCACATTAACAGCAGACATTAtatctcttctgttcatcaaggctgaatttatcagaaatacagaatattgtgaaatattattgcaatctaaaataatggtttttattcccgtgaggcaaagatgaattttcatgtcacatgatccttcagaaatcattcttaaatgctgatttatcatcaatattgaaaacagttttgctgcttaatatttttttgaaaccagtgatacttttttcaggattctttgatgaataagttaaaaagaacagcatttattcaaaatagaaatcttttgtgacaatatgcactaccgttcaaaagattgaagtcagtatttatttttatttttttaaagaaattaatgcttttattctgcaaggaggtgttaaattgataaaaagttctaataaagacttacattgttagaaaagatttagattttaaataaatgctgttctttttcactttattcatcaaataatcctgaaaaaagtatcacagattccaaaacaatattaagcagcacaactctttccaacactgataataaatcagcatactggaatgatttctgatgtgacatgtgacactgaagactgcagtaatgatgaaTTGAATAATCacccatgtttatttttttaattcaataattagTACATAATATAACCCATGAaaccatcaataaataaatgagtagGAGTTATTTAACTCACCTGTCCCATGAGTGCGAGCAGTGTGGCCAGCTGTGTCTCTCTGCACGGCAGTCTCTCGGCCAGAGAGCGCAGTGTGTCCTCGGGATAACCGGGACACTGCAGCGTCACAGACATTCTCTGATCATAATAAACACCTGTATTagtgccatgttaaaaaaataacaaacgtTACGTGTTGTCGTTTTCAGCATTAACGCTGAAAAGGACAGAAACACGACGCACAGACATTCATCTGATGCATGTTGTCACACAAGCAACTGCGAGAacacattgttaataatatttacacGTGTTCAAACCAACAGACAGCTTCGGTAAACATGCCACTTTTCAATAGAAactagcaaacaaaaaaacatcacaaataccTAGTTATTTGAGAAACGAATGGTTATATTTGTCCGTGTTTGAAGAACGGAGAACTTCACCTCAGTTTGCCCGCGCTGTTCACGAAGGACGTCACGAGTCCGCGTCATTTCCGGACAAGAGTCTGGGATTTGTAGTTCTTGGTGTTTTAAATCCCAACGCtcttgaatttaatttttaaacgTTTAAAACCGAGAATCCATATCATCATCCGCCTGAAAGTCAGTAGCGACACAGGTGAATGTAGATGTAATTTTAGGGAACACGTTTATTGTACAGGCACGCAAGCGTCTCTTGATCTGCTATGCGGACAGGGAGTGACAGACGCAGACTGAATATTCGGGTGTGCCAGAAATCTGCGCTGTTCGCTCGAGCGCACTCCGTCCCCGCGAGCGCGTCTCACTGCGATCAACACGCGCGGCATGAATCTCATCCCAGCGTTTGACTGTGGTCGggtgtaatgtgttttattgctCTGAGATGTGCGCACAGGATTAAATCGGATGGAGTACGCCGTTAAACCAGCAGCCGAGAGGAGAGCGATATTTGCGTTAAATCTGAGAAGAATGGACACGCAAAATATGATGCAGTGCAAGTGTCGTCATCCGAACATCTGTTATTTCTGTTAAACGCAACAGCAAGCTTTATCACGGAAAGTCCTTTATATCTTGTAATAGCCTCATGGAAACAACCCTTTGGACTGTGTAAGGTagattattgtttatatatacatataaatatatatatgcataggcctatatatgaatagataaatgtatttaatcactTAAGGTTTGGGTATTCGCAAACCATCcaagtattattaatttattcggGTCATCATTAAGTATTCATACTGACATTTCCGTTGGGAGTATTATCTCCGCTGCACTGGAATGCGTCTTCTTCATATGAGCTGTGTCTTCATTTGagtttagtcattatttttgctgtcCCAAGTGTGATTATTCACCTTAATGAGATTGCTTGGCTGAATGATGCGGATGCATAGAGGCTGAATGGGAAGAGAGCTGGAAGAGAACATCGTTGGAGTCACGGACAGACTGCCACATCCACGCTGAACGAATCACTGTGACATCTGGCACTAAAACTGCTTAGACTGTCGTGACATCTGTGAGCTGTTCTGTCTGTACTTGAGTTTAGGTGGCACCCCAGGCAACGTCCAGAGAGGACCGAGTCCGGATTGAATCCAGAGAGGACCAGAGTGTAAACGACATGCAGAGTGGACTGAATTCATAAAAGTAAATTCAACCCAGACACGATCCGATTCCAGACGCAGGAACTGAATCCAGTCTCAATCTGGATGGGATCTGAATCCAGACTGAGTTCATAAAGGATTTAAATCTAGACTGAATCTGGATAGGATCTGAATCTACTCCATCCAGAGAGGATATGAATTCTGACTGAATCCATAAAGAACCTGATTTCATTGCAAACTCACAGCGCATCTAAATCCAAATTGAATCTAGATACAATCTAAATCTAGATTTCATCCAAATCTAACCAGAATCCAGCATCAATCCAAATAGGATCTGTATCCAAAAAAGGACCTAAATCTGGACTGAATCCAGACAGGACCTGAATCTAAACTGCGTCCAGATAGAACCTTAATCTAGATTCAATCCAGATCGGACCAGAATTTAGACTCAATTCAGATAGGAGCTTAATCCGGATAGGACTGAGTGCAGTTCGAATCCACCGTGTATCTGAGCCCAAACTGAACCCAAATAGAACCTAAAACTAGATTCAGTCCAGATAGGATCTGAATTCAAATATCCAGGTTGAATCCAGAGAGCTCCTGAGAACAGAATCCAGACCAAATACTAGGGTGAACCTAGTCAAGGTTGAATCCATTGGGGACCTGAGTCCTATTTGAATCCATAAAGTACTGAATCCATCTATGATCCCTGGGACACCTGCAGCGATGCTCCCAGCCACGGAGGCAGCCAAGATCTACCAGACCAACTATGTCAGGAACTCTCGTGCCATCGGGGTCCTGTGGGCCATCTTCACCATCCTCTTCGCCATCGTCAACGTGGTGTGTTTCGTTCAGCCCTACTGGATCGGGGATGGCATGGACACGCCACAGGCTGGTTACTTCGGCCTCTTTCACTACTGCATCGGGAGCGGGATATCCCGGGACCTGACGTGCCAGGGGACCTtcacagagtttagctccatcccgTCTAGCGCCTTCAAAGCTGCGTCCTTCTTCATTGGGATGTCCATGGTGTTGGTCCTCTCCTGCATTGGCTGCTTcgccttcttcttcttctgcagcACAGCCACTGTGTATAAGATCTGCGGGTGGATGCAGCTGGCAGCAGGTGAGTGAGTGACAGCGCATCCTTTGGAGGTTTCCCAATGTGTACTGATGTACGAGTAGCCAAGAGCCAGGAGCCAGGAGTTCAGTATGAAAGGGTGGAAGCCAGAAAGACAATCTGTGaagtccaaacacacacacaaatcttctGATATTTGCAGTTGgcatattctaatatttttataagtCTGTCATGGCACCATAGTACTTTAAACACagtaccaatcaaaagtttggggtaattaattttttttattaatatttatattcagcatggatgcattaagtGATCAAAAGtggaagtaaagacatttatattgtggcaaaaggtttttttttttttttttgagcaccaaatcatattaaaatgatttctaaaagatcatgtgacactgaagactggactaatggctactgaaaattcagctttgccatcacaggaataaattacattttaaatttaaaataaaaaaaggaaattgaaataatttcaagtaacttttcaacatttacttttgaattatttttatttgttgttcaataattttttttctaatttatttttttttatatgatttttataatGAGATTTTTCTAAggcgtaatatatatatatatatatatatatatatatatatatattatttttttaataagactaAACAGTTCCGATGTCATTATGTGGATGTGCAATTTCctgacaaatatttataatactgtGTAATGAACCCTTAGTTTACACTGCCATCCGTGTGATCACTACTGAGTAGTCTTTTTGGTGCATCCCCCAAATGTGGTGCTTGTAGAAAAACACTTAAATCAGAACTGCTAGCCATTCAGTGAATCCACAGTGGACaagattatataaataaataaatcatgcatacCACTTTATTATCCTTAAATAAAACAGATGAGTATGATTAGAAAATGAGCTTAAGCACTGGacgtgtctttttttcttctgtacaaaaaacaacaactgcagaTAGGCTTAGTCAGTTTATTTTTCCCCAGCTGACCAATGCTGAACGTgtccttaatatttttgatagATGCTTCTAGtagtaattttatgttgtttaatagCCTCTGAAAGTTGGGTTTAGTTGTGTTGTGCAATGAAGGCTTGCATTTAATAGGAAGTAGAATCTATGAAATGAGCAGATGAGAGAGCTTAAGATGTGTGAACTGCATTTGTGCACAATGCTTTCATCTGAAGGCTTTGGCTTCAAAAGGACTGCATGAGTAGAGTCAGCAGTAAGAAGAACATACAGTATATCTCCCTGTATGCtaatatttactttacattttaactCACttcttttggttcttttttttctctctctctcgcttttccTGTTCATTTGTATTCTTGACAGAATCAAGAAGTTTAAAAGCTCCTGGGTTCCATTTAGTTTGATGCATTTTCAGGAGTGACTGACCACCCTttctgaatgtgaatgtgtgtgtgtgtgtctggtggaCTGTGCTCTGCCTATCGGTTTTTGCTGTTGGTAGGGAGGGATGCACCACAAGAGAAAATGTTCTAAACATATCTAGCAAAATTTCTGAAAATCTTGAGCGCTCtgtaaacatttcatattttctcAGAGAGGAAAAAGACAGGGGTTGTCTATTTTTGTGCCTTGCCTCAGGGACTTCAGGTGAGTTTGGAAGTAACTCACAGTTGTGGACAAATTACTGTCATAGTTGGCTTATGTGCAGCTGTCAGAGCAAAATGACACATGATGTTCTTGCAAGCCTCCATAAGAGTTGTGGACAAATTACTGTCATAGTTGGCTTATGTGCAGCTGTCAGAGCAAAATGACAATATGATTCGAGAACTGTGAAATTCTGTAAGCTTTTTTTACTCAACAACACTTATGTCAACGACAAAATCCATAACAAGTTATATTTTCTAAAGTCATTTGATAGTTTGTGTGCAAAGGCCACAAAAGATATATGCTGAAAATCTTTTcatataataatttgaaaaaaataatttcaaaaacaataacattattgtcattattattattattatgaagattACAACTAAAATTGTGGAGAGTTACAGCTGTCAGATATTAGTAGGAATTGTACTTCAGCACacatcactagtttctcacactgcgctggtgtgatcttggtccactcttcttcctctctcttccacagtaactgtagtgggtttcttagccacAGCTTTGTCTCTAAAGATTTTCAAGCGGGTTTATATCAGGACTCTGGGCTggccattttattatttcaatgttCTTAGCATCAATGAACTGCTTTACCTGTTTTGCAGTGTGACAGGGGCATTGTCTTGCATGAGAACTGGGATTTTTTTTGATTGGGAAATGCTTGCAGGGACGGTACCGCATGTTGCTGAAGAAGTTTctaataaacatttgcattcactctGCCATGTAGCTGTAAAAGAcaatcaactcctgctgcagaaaacatctcCCAAAGCATGACACTTCCTCTTCCActtttcactgacttctttacacaCTTTGGGTTCAGTCCTTTTCCAGTTTGACGATGAACAGAAAGTTTcccatcagacccaaataaatcaaacttgctctcatcactgaagtgaactttggaccagttatcctctctccacacaacatgctcctcagcaaaggtgagtctagccttttgattctttctgctcaTGAGAGGCTTAGTAACTGCAGAGTCGCTTTCAGTCTGACATCTCTTAAACAGATCCTTACCCTGTTCAGCtggcaagcaattccagctgcagtgttgaaccgattcccCCATTGAGATTATCCACATTATCCTGCCCTCTCATGCATTTGTCTTACGAGGACGACCAGCCTTTTTGGGAAgacttgaatgaattagtgtcaaTTGTAAAGCTGCAATTTTTGAGAagtcacaggtttggaatgaccagCTTCTTGTGCAGTGGTTGAAAGTGTCATCCCTTTagccttcatctggacaacctccTGTCGCAGGGTTTCAGTCATCTTAGAGCAGCCCGCAATTTTGCAATCTCAGTGAAATTTGGAGGATtgctgccagttaaatagggtttgtcatataattaaggaaattggcgccagattaacacca
Coding sequences within:
- the orc5 gene encoding origin recognition complex subunit 5 isoform X1; protein product: MTRTRDVLREQRGQTERMSVTLQCPGYPEDTLRSLAERLPCRETQLATLLALMGQPDQYSYPSVFIYGHRATGKSHVVLSIMKDLELPHASVDCVECVSSGLLFHQVLSAFFGPDAAALLPRCPSLSDFVRLYKQMSSSSPATQTRYIILDRAERMRDMDFSLLPALLRLQELVNDNVTVILLSEIVWEKFRPNTGCFEPLLFHFPDYSKAELVQILSWDHHPSYTPELYASYINILLGVFFSVCRDLRELRHLAVLNFSKFCEPLEKGEAKESDIHKLWKNIEPHLQRAMQTVYLREVSSVQWEQQQMDEKEATTLRVLSAHAHIELPYYSKFLLIAAYLASFNPARTDRRFFLKSHGKIRKTNFLKKHEKTSNHLLGPKPFPLDRLMAIFYSVVDSRVAPTASIFSQISSLVTLQLLSQVGHDDQLDSPKYKCSVSLDFILAISRTVGFDVVKYLYDFL
- the orc5 gene encoding origin recognition complex subunit 5 isoform X2, which translates into the protein MSVTLQCPGYPEDTLRSLAERLPCRETQLATLLALMGQPDQYSYPSVFIYGHRATGKSHVVLSIMKDLELPHASVDCVECVSSGLLFHQVLSAFFGPDAAALLPRCPSLSDFVRLYKQMSSSSPATQTRYIILDRAERMRDMDFSLLPALLRLQELVNDNVTVILLSEIVWEKFRPNTGCFEPLLFHFPDYSKAELVQILSWDHHPSYTPELYASYINILLGVFFSVCRDLRELRHLAVLNFSKFCEPLEKGEAKESDIHKLWKNIEPHLQRAMQTVYLREVSSVQWEQQQMDEKEATTLRVLSAHAHIELPYYSKFLLIAAYLASFNPARTDRRFFLKSHGKIRKTNFLKKHEKTSNHLLGPKPFPLDRLMAIFYSVVDSRVAPTASIFSQISSLVTLQLLSQVGHDDQLDSPKYKCSVSLDFILAISRTVGFDVVKYLYDFL
- the lhfpl3 gene encoding LHFPL tetraspan subfamily member 3 protein, with the translated sequence MIPGTPAAMLPATEAAKIYQTNYVRNSRAIGVLWAIFTILFAIVNVVCFVQPYWIGDGMDTPQAGYFGLFHYCIGSGISRDLTCQGTFTEFSSIPSSAFKAASFFIGMSMVLVLSCIGCFAFFFFCSTATVYKICGWMQLAAGMCLVLGCMIYPDGWDADEVKRMCGEGTDKYTIGACSVRWAYILAIMGILDALILSFLAFVLGNRQDGLMSEELLGDKSGNA